From the Streptomyces sp. SN-593 genome, the window CTGGTGCGCCGCGAGCACCCAGCCGAAGACGATCGCGCTGTTCTCGCCGTAGTGCTCACGGCACAGCGCGATGGTCGGCGGCACCGTCGCCACCCAGTCGAGGCCGTAGAACACGATGAACAGCACCATCGAGGGATGGATGGTGTCCGAGAACAGCATGGGGAGGAACATCAGCGACAGTCCGCGAAGTCCGTAGTACATCGCGAGCAACCGCCTCGGCGACAGGCGGTCGGTGAGCCATCCGGAGGCCACCGTGCCCGCGATGTCGAACACCCCGATGACGGCGAGCAGGGACGCCGCGGTCGTCACCGGGAGCCCGTGGTCGTGCGCGGCGGGCACGAAGTGGGTCTTCACCAGGCCGTTGGTCGACGCCCCGCAGATCGCGAAGGCACCGGCCAGCAGCCAGAAGGTACCGCCGCGTGCCGCGTGGAGGAGGGCCCGCAGCGCACGCCCGGCCGCGCCGGTGACCGGCGGGGGCTTGGGGACGAACTCCGCCGCACCGTAGGGCGCCACGCCGGCGTCCGCGGGATGGTCGCGCAGCAGCAGCCAGACGAAGGGCACGACGGCGAGGGCCGCGCAGGCGACCGTCGCCGCGGCGGGACGCCAGCCGTGGTGCTCGGTGATCCACGACAGAAGAGGGAGGAAGACCAGTTGGCCGGCCGCGCCGCCCGCGGTGAGGATGCCGGTGACCAGACCGCGGCGGGCGACGAACCAGCGGTTGGCGACGGTCGCGGCGAACGCGAGCGCCATCGAACCGCTGCCCAGGCCCACCAGGACGCCCCAGCACAGCACCAGTTGCCACACCTGGGTCATGCCGACGGTCAGCCCGGCGCCGAGCGCGATCGTCAGCAGCGCGCAGGCGACGACGCGCCGGATGCCGAAGCGGTCCATCAGCGCGGCGGCGAACGGCGCCGTCAGCCCGTACAGCGCGAGGTTGACGGAGACCGCGAAGCCGATCATGGCGCGCGACCAGCCGAACTCGCCGTGCAGCGGGTCGATGAGGAGTCCGGGAAGGGAGGCGAACGCGGCGGAGCCGATGATGGTCACGAAGGTGACGGCGGCGACGGCCCAGGCGCGGTGCGGGCGCGCGGGACGGCGCGGCCCGGCGCCGCCGTCGGGCGGGACGGGTACGGCGGTCTCGGCCGCGGGTGCGACCGCGGAGGTGCGGGGTGTCTGCGTCACGTCGCCCAGTCTCCGGGGCGCGTTCCGGGCGGGCGAGTGGCCCGAGGGCCATGGTGTGCAAGGATCGGGCCATGGCGGATTCCCGGGTACCCGAGCGGCTCCAGGTCTTCGGCGGCGACGGGCGGCACCGGGTGGCGGTGTTCGTGCTGGACGGCGTGATCCCGTTCGAACTCGGCATCCCGCTGCGGATCTTCGGGGCGGCCAGGAGCCGGGACCGGGAGGCGGGCGGCACGGACCTGTACGAGGTGGTGACGTGCAGCGTGCGCCCGGGCCCGGTGCGGACGGACGCCGACTTCGCCATCACGGTCGAGCACGGCGTGGAGGCGCTGGCCGAGGCGGACACGGTGGTGGTGCCCGCCTCGCACGAGATGGGCGAGGTCTACGAGGAGGGCCGGCTCGGCGCCGGACTGGTGGAGGCGTTCGCCGCGATCCGGCCGGGTGCGCGGGTGGTGTCGATCTGCACGGGATCGTTCCTGCTGGCGGCGGCGGGGCTGCTGGACGGACGGCCGGCGACCACGCACTGGAGCAGCGCGGACCACTTCCAACGGCTGTTCCCGCGGGTGCGGGTGGACCCGGACGTGCTGTACGTGGACGACGGCGACGTGCTGACCTCGGCGGGGGTGGCGGCCGGGATCGACCTGTGCCTGCACATCGTGCGGCGGGACTTCGGCACCGCTGTGGCGAACGCGGTGTCCCGCCGGACCGTGGTGCCGCCGCACCGGGAGGGCGGTCAGGCGCAGTACATCCGAAGGCCGCTGCCGGAGCCGCAGTTGGCGGGCACCGAGCGGGCCAGGTCGTGGGCGCTGGAGCGGCTGGAGCAGCCGGTGACCCTGCGGCAGCTCGCGGAGCGGGAGGCGATGAGCGTGCGGACGTTCACCCGGAGGTTCCGGGAGGAGGTGGGCATGAGCCCCGGCCAGTGGCTGACCCAGCAGCGCGTCGAGCGGGCGCGGCAGTTGCTGGAGTCGACCGACCTCGGGGTGGACCGGGTCGCGCGGGAGGCGGGGTTCGGCACCGGGGCGTCGCTGCGGCAGCACATCCAGAGCGCGCTGGGGGTGTCACCGACGGCGTACCGGCGGACGTTCCAGACCTCGGGACGCGGGTAGCCCGGGGAACCGGGGCGGCGCGGGGACCCGGCGGTCCGGGGAGCCGGCGGCACAGGCGCCGGGGGGCAGGGGGCCAGGGGCCGGCGCGTGCCGGGCGAGCGCTGGCCGTCAGGTCAGGATCGCGGCCGCCGCGCCGCGGTCCACCTCGCACCAGATCTGCTTGCCCGCGCCCTCCGGGTGCCAGCCCCAGCGGTCGGCGAGGCCGTCGACGAGTTCGAGGCCGCGACCGCCGGTCTCGTCACGGTCGGCGTGGCGCGGGGAGGGTGGAAGGACGCTGGTGTCGGCGACCTCTACGCGCACGGGGGCGGCGGGC encodes:
- a CDS encoding GlxA family transcriptional regulator; this translates as MADSRVPERLQVFGGDGRHRVAVFVLDGVIPFELGIPLRIFGAARSRDREAGGTDLYEVVTCSVRPGPVRTDADFAITVEHGVEALAEADTVVVPASHEMGEVYEEGRLGAGLVEAFAAIRPGARVVSICTGSFLLAAAGLLDGRPATTHWSSADHFQRLFPRVRVDPDVLYVDDGDVLTSAGVAAGIDLCLHIVRRDFGTAVANAVSRRTVVPPHREGGQAQYIRRPLPEPQLAGTERARSWALERLEQPVTLRQLAEREAMSVRTFTRRFREEVGMSPGQWLTQQRVERARQLLESTDLGVDRVAREAGFGTGASLRQHIQSALGVSPTAYRRTFQTSGRG
- a CDS encoding MFS transporter, with amino-acid sequence MTQTPRTSAVAPAAETAVPVPPDGGAGPRRPARPHRAWAVAAVTFVTIIGSAAFASLPGLLIDPLHGEFGWSRAMIGFAVSVNLALYGLTAPFAAALMDRFGIRRVVACALLTIALGAGLTVGMTQVWQLVLCWGVLVGLGSGSMALAFAATVANRWFVARRGLVTGILTAGGAAGQLVFLPLLSWITEHHGWRPAAATVACAALAVVPFVWLLLRDHPADAGVAPYGAAEFVPKPPPVTGAAGRALRALLHAARGGTFWLLAGAFAICGASTNGLVKTHFVPAAHDHGLPVTTAASLLAVIGVFDIAGTVASGWLTDRLSPRRLLAMYYGLRGLSLMFLPMLFSDTIHPSMVLFIVFYGLDWVATVPPTIALCREHYGENSAIVFGWVLAAHQIGAALVAYLGGVARDALGSYDVVWYTSGALCAVAALMSLVVRHRPVAAPVVAVTG